In the Neisseria sp. KEM232 genome, GTCTGATACACAACATGGTGTAGCAAAACATACGTTTTACTTGCATCTGAAAGAAACTGAATTTCGCTTCAATCACAGGCATGATGATTTGTACAAAGTACTGCTGAAAATGTTGCGGAATGATCCTTTAAAATGATTTTTGCTTCCTAAGCCCCTTTTTTATTTTGGCTCACTATACGACGCGAAAAGGCCGTCTGAAAAAGCCGTTTTGGACTTTTCAGACGGCCTCAAAGCAGAAAAAGGTATGCGTTGGCCGCATACCTTTTTTTATTTGCACTCGGACGGTGTTTAGAACTTGCCGCCGGATTCGTTCACCATGTAGACCACGGCCGCTTTGACTTCGTCGTCGGAGAGGGCGGTGTTGCCGCCTTTGGCGGGCATCATGCCTTTGTCGGTGAAGCCTTCGATGGCGTGTTTGAACAGGGTGTCTTTGCCTTTTTTGATGCGCGGCGCCCATTCGTCTTTGTGGGTGATGCGCGGGGTGTCGGGAATGGCGGAGTTCGCGCCGTGGCAGCCGAAGCACAGGCCGTCGAACACTTTTTTGCCGTCGGCCGCAGGCGCGGCGGCCTGTCCGGGTTTGGCGGCGGCGGTTTCCGCGGGTTTGCTTTCTGAGGCAGGAGCGGAAGCGGCGGCTTCGGGAGCGGCTGCGGCAGGAGCAGGGGCGGGCTCGGCTTTTTTCGGCTCGGCTGCGGCCACTGCGGCGGCTTTTTTGCCCAGTTCGTTTTCGCTGTCGGTTTTCAGCGCTTTACCGTCTTTGTGCGACAAGCCCCAAACGTAGGCGGTCAGCAGGTGGATTTTATCTTTATCGAGGAAGCCTTCCCAAGCCGGCATTTGGTTGTGGTGGCCGTTGGTAACGGTTTCGATAATGGCTTTCTGGGTGCCGCCCCACAGCCATACATCGTCGGTGAGGTTGGGGCCGAGGCCGCGGACGCCCTGGCCTTTGTCGCCGTGGCAGGTAAAGCAGTTTGCGGGCGGGCCGTTGAACAGGACTTTGCCGCGTTCGGCGCGTTCGGCGTCGTATTGCTCTTCCGGTTTGGACAGGGAGAGGACGTAGTTGGCAACGTCTTTCACGCCTTCTTCACCGAGTTTGGGCCCCCAGGAGGCCATGATGCCGGTGCGGCCTTTGGTGATGGTTTCCTGGATTTTTTCCGGAGTGCCGCCGTAGAGCCAGTCGGCGTCGGTGAGGTTGGGGAAGCCGCGCGAGCCTTTAGCATCGGAGCCGTGACACTGGATGCAGTAGGTGTCGAACAGGTTTTTGCCGATGGTGCGGGCTTCGGGCTGTTTGGCGGTGTCTTCTACGGACATTTTGCCGTATTTGGCATAGATGGTGCCGTATTTGGCTTTGGCCGCGTCCACTTCGGCGCGGTATTCGCCGACGCTGGTCCAGTTGCGCAGGCCTTTGAAGTCGCCGAGGCCGGGGTAGAGGGCGAGGTAGCCGATGCCGAACAGCCAGGTGAGGATGTAGAGGTAGAACCACCAGCGGGGCATGGGGTTGTTGTATTCCTCGATGCCGTCCCAGTCGTGGCCGGTGGTTTTGACGTCTTCGCCTTTGGGCAGGGGCTTGACTTTGTTCTGCGACAGCAGAAGCCAGATCAGGCCGATAAAGCTGAGGACGATGATGCCGATGATGTAGTAGTTCCAGAAATCACTGGTGAAATGGGATGTTGTGTTCATTGTTTTTAGCTCCGTGCCACGGGTTAACGGACGGGACTGTCGTTGTCGTTACCGTGCGGGGTGTCGTCGTCGTCGATGATGCTGTGCGACGCTTCGTCGTAGTTCGTTTTATTGCGCTTGTTCAGAACGATGTACAGAACCAGCATGAAGCTGACGAATACCGCTACGGTAAACAGACTGCGCGCCCAGTTAACGTCCATGGTGTTACCTTACGTTTTTCAAGGCCAAGCCCAAACCCTGCAGGTAGGCGATTACCGCTTCCAATTCGGATTTGTCTTTCAGCTCTTCGGGAGCTTTGGCAATTTCTTCGTCGGTGTAGGGTGTGCCCAAAGCTTTCAGGCCTTTCATGTGGGCGACAACCTGAGCCGGATCGACTTTGTTGCGCGCCAGCCAGGGGAAGGCGGGCATATTGGACTCGGGCACGACGTCGCGTGGGTTCAGCAGGTGGATGCGGTGCCATTCGTCGGAATAGCGGCCGCCGACACGCGCCAAATCGGGACCTGTGCGTTTGGAACCCCATTGGAAGGGCCGGTCGTAAACCGATTCTCCGGCCACGGAGTAGTGGCCGTAGCGTTCGGTTTCGGCACGGAAGGGACGGATCATCTGCGAGTGGCAGTTGTAGCAGCCTTCACGCACGTAGATGTCGCGGCCGGCCACTTGCAGGGCGTTGTAGGGTTTGACTCCTTCGATCGGTTTGGTAACCGCCGGAGAGAAGAACAGTGGGACGACTTCGATCAGCAGACCCACGCTGACCACCAGCAGGGTAAACACGATGAGGACGCCGACTTTTTCTTCGACTAGTTGTTGCAGTTTCATTTTTGGTAGCCCGTCTTTCTTATATTAATGGTGCTGCGTTTCGGCCACGGCGGGAATTTCCGCTTCAACCGGTTTGCCGTTCATGATGGTACGGTAAACGTTGTAGCCCATGATGCACATGCCGCTCAGGTAAAGGAGGCCGCCTGAAAAACGGATGACATAAAAGCGCATGCTTTCTTTCACGCCCTCGACAAAGGCGAAGGTCAGCGTGCCGTCTTCGTTGAGCGCGCCCCACATCAGTCCCTGCATCACACCGGCAATCCACATCGAGGCGATATAGAGGACGACGCCGATGGTGGCAATCCAGAAGTGCGCGTCGATGAGTTTGGTGCTGTACATTTCTTTTTGGCCGAACAGGCGGGGAATCATGTAGTAGACCGAACCGATGGTAACGAAGCCCACCCAGCCGAGCGCGCCGGCGTGTACGTGGCCGACTGTCCAGTCGGTGTAGTGGCTCAGAGCGTTGACGGTTTTGATCGACATCATCGGGCCTTCAAAGGTGGACATACCGTAGAAGGACAGGGAAACGATGAGGAATTTCAGAATCGGGTCGGTGCGCAGTTTGCCCCACGCGCCGGAGAGGGTCATGATGCCGTTGATCATGCCGCCCCAAGAGGGTGCAAAGAGAATCAGCGACAAAACCATGCCGACAGACTGCGTCCAGTCGGGCAGCGCGGTGTAGTGCAGATGGTGCGGACCCGCCCACATATAGGTGAAAATCAGCGCCCAGAAGTGCACGACGGAGAGACGGTAGGAATAAACGGGACGACCGGCCTGCTTGGGCACGAAGTAGTACATCATGCCGAGGAAGCCTGCGGTCAGGAAGAAGCCCACGGCGTTATGGCCGTACCACCACTGCACCATCGCATCGATGGCGCCGGAATAAATCGGATACGATTTCATCGGGCCGACCGGCAGGCTGAGGTTGTTGACGATATGCAAGAGGGCAACGGCGAGAATAAAGCCGCCGTAGAACCAGTTTGCCACATAGATATGCTTGATTTTGCGTTTGGCGATAGTACCGAAGAACACCACGGCATAAGCCACCCACACCAGCGTAATCAGAATATCGACCGGCCATTCCAGCTCGGCGTATTCCTTACCCTGCGTCCAGCCCATAGGAAAGCTGACGGCAGCGGCCAAAATCACGGCCTGCCAGCCCCAAAACGTGAATGCGGGCAGCCAGCCGCCGAAGAGACGGGTGTTGCAGGTACGCTGCACCACATAGTAAGACGTACCGATCAGACCGCAGCCGCCGAAGGCGAAAATCACCGCATTGGTATGCAGCGGACGGATGCGGCCGAAGTGGAACCACGGGCCGATTTCAGACAGATTGAGTGCGGGCCAGAAAAGCTGCGCGGCGGCGATCACGCCGACCAGCATACCCACAATCCCCCAAACTACAGTCATGACGGCGAACTGCCGCACCACTTTGTAGTTATAAGTTTGCGCTTCCATGAAAGTCTCCATTAAACACGGAAAATAAATCCGGTCGATTCTGCGGCACGCCGAAACCCGCCGCGCAAAGCCGTTTTTCCATCAATTTGCTGCGGCCGCCTTTTTCAGACGGCCGTTTTGCCGAACCAAGCATACAGAGAATCCGCCGCTTGGCAGCCCGTTTGCACGCTGCCATAATGGCCGGAAAGCGGAAAAGAAAGCCCGCCCGTCAAGGTAAAGCGGCAATCTTTACACTAAATTTCCATACACTTTACAAGGTTATAGATTTTAACTAATTTATGATTTGACACCAATCAATTAATTTTTAACATTGCCCAATCCTATTGAGCCATTAAATTTTCATCATGATTACCCACACCCTCAGCCCCGAACCCAAAGCCCATTACTGGCACATCACCCTCACCTTCACCCAAAACGCCGCCACATCCGCCGTGTTAAAACTCGCCAACTGGGTGCCCGGCAGCTACACCATACGCGATTTCGCCCGCCACATCGTCGAAATCCACGCCGAACACAACGGCCGCCCCGCCGCCCTGCGGCAAACCGCCAAAAACACCTGGCAGACCGAACCACTCGCCGGCGAGTGGTGCATCCGCTACACCGTCTACGCCTACGACCTCTCCGTGCGCGCCTCCTACCTCACCGCCGAACGCGGCTTCTTCGACGGTGCCTGCCTCCTTTTCGCCCTCGAAGGCCGTCTGAACGAAACCCAAACCCTCGTCCTACAAAACCTGCCCGCAGACTGGCAGACCGCCACCACCCTGCCCGCCGTCGGCGCAAACACCTTTCAGACGGCCTCCTACGGCGAACTCATCGACCACCCCGTCGAACTCGGACACATCGAAACCATCGCATTCCAAGCACACGGCATCCCCCACCGCATCGCCCTCAGCGGCCATTATTCCGACTTCGACCGCCGACGCCTGCGCGACGACATGCAACGCATCTGCGAAACCCAACTCGCCCTCTTCCCCGCGCCTGCCCCGTTTGCCGAATACCTCTTCCTCCTCCACCTCGGCGACAACATCTACGGCGGCCTCGAACACCGCAGCAGCACCGCCCTGCACGCCGACCGCAACAGCCTGCCGCCGCACGGCATGGGCGAGGCCGCCCCCGCCTACACCGAACTGCTCGGCCTCTTTTCGCACGAATACTTCCACGCTTGGAACGTCAAATCCGTCAAACCCGCCGCCTTCGCCCCCTACGACCTCGACCGCGAAAACCACACCGAACAACTCTGGGCATTCGAAGGCATCACCGCCTACTACGACGACCTCATCCTCGCCCGCAGCCACGTCATCACCCCCGAAAAATACCTCACCCTCCTGGCCAAAAACATCACCCGCGTACGCCAAAACAAAGGCCGTCTGAAACAAACCCTAGCCCAATCCTCCTACACCGCCTGGCACAAATACTACAAAGCCGACGAAAACGCCCCCAACGCCCTCGTCAGCTACTACCAGCAAGGCGCCCTCGCCGCCCTCTGCCTCGACCTCCTCATCCGGCAAAAAAGCAGCGGCGCCCACTCCCTCGACACCGTCATGCAACAACTCTACCGCGACTGGCTCGCCACCCAACGCGGCATAGAAGAACAACAATGGCAAACCCGCTGCCAACAAATCACCGGCCTTAACCTCGCCGCCTTCTTTCAGACGGCCTTATACACCACAGACGAACTCCCCCTCGCCGACTGCCTGCACACCGTCGGCATCGGCCTGCAATACGCCCCTCTGCCCCGCAGCCACGGCGGTGGCCTTATCGGCGCACCCATCGCCCCGCCCGAACCCGCCGCCGACCTCGGCGCCCGTTTCACGCAAAAAACCGACCACGCCATCCTCACCCACATCCTCAACGGCGGCAGCGCCGAAAACGCCGCCCTCTGCCCGCAGGACAAAATCACCGCCGTCAACGGCCGCGCCTGCACCAACCTTGCCGCCCTCCTCGCCGACAGCCGCCCCGACGACATCTGGCAAATCCACTACTTCCGCCACGGCATCCTGCACCAAACCGCCCTCACCCTCAAAGCCGCCGCAGCCGAAACCGCCCTTCTTTATATAGAAGACGAAGACAAACTCCGCCGCTGGCTGCTCGACGCGGCCTGACACAGAGGCCGTCTGAAACCCTTTTCAGACGGCCTCAAAGCAGTGTCGGCCAAACTAAAACCCGAAATGCTGCCTACGCCTACGCCGGGATACCGTTTTTGAAACCGCCAACCCCGTCGCGCACCAAACTCCCTCCCCCGCGCGTGTACAGACCGGACACAAAGGTAACACCCGTACGAAGACATAGGTAACACTTCCCCCGTCCCAACAGACGGAATCCCTACCATGCCTTGGAGAGAAACCACCGTGTCCCGAGAACGACAGGAAGAGTTGTATAAGACACCGGGAGAAATTGTCAATGGCAACAAACAGGTAATCGCGCTTATCGGTGGCTTTTTGTCCTTTGAGCAGCGGCAGCCGTTTGGTATCGACATGCACCATTTCGCCGGGATAGGACTTGTTGTAGCGTTTGGCCTGCTTTTTGAGTTTCTCTTGGATGGCACGCCAAGCGCCGCATTCCGTAATACGCCTGCTTGAAGCGGTTGTTGGTACTGTTTTGCGGCACGAGCAGCCTGCCGCGCGCGGCTTTGAGTATGCGGTAGATAGTGGGCCGGCTGACCATGTAGCGGCGGGCAAGTGAGATAACGCTTTCTTTTTCCTGCGTGTAAGCCGTCCAAATGGCTTGGCGGTGGTGCGGGGTAAGGCGGGTGTTTTTGTGCATGTTCATGACAGTATTGTCCTTGGAATACTGTAAACAACGCTAGGATTTTCTACATTTCACGCAGTACCGCCATCCTGTGAAAACGGGCGTTATCCATAATAATGACCGAAGGCTCTTTAAGTTCCTTCAACAGAAACTGCCCAAACCACGCTTCAAACAAGCTGCTTTCCATCGTGCCTTTGTAAACCATCGGCGCAATCAGTTTCCCATCCGCACGGGCGGCAACCAATGACATTCTTTCATAGCGTTTGCCGGAAATCCGCGCTTTGACAATCTGTCCCCTCAAGGCATAGGCATACGGGCGGTAATAGAAAGTATCAAAACCCGTTTCATCCAAGTAAACCT is a window encoding:
- the ccoP gene encoding cytochrome-c oxidase, cbb3-type subunit III encodes the protein MNTTSHFTSDFWNYYIIGIIVLSFIGLIWLLLSQNKVKPLPKGEDVKTTGHDWDGIEEYNNPMPRWWFYLYILTWLFGIGYLALYPGLGDFKGLRNWTSVGEYRAEVDAAKAKYGTIYAKYGKMSVEDTAKQPEARTIGKNLFDTYCIQCHGSDAKGSRGFPNLTDADWLYGGTPEKIQETITKGRTGIMASWGPKLGEEGVKDVANYVLSLSKPEEQYDAERAERGKVLFNGPPANCFTCHGDKGQGVRGLGPNLTDDVWLWGGTQKAIIETVTNGHHNQMPAWEGFLDKDKIHLLTAYVWGLSHKDGKALKTDSENELGKKAAAVAAAEPKKAEPAPAPAAAAPEAAASAPASESKPAETAAAKPGQAAAPAADGKKVFDGLCFGCHGANSAIPDTPRITHKDEWAPRIKKGKDTLFKHAIEGFTDKGMMPAKGGNTALSDDEVKAAVVYMVNESGGKF
- a CDS encoding CcoQ/FixQ family Cbb3-type cytochrome c oxidase assembly chaperone, giving the protein MDVNWARSLFTVAVFVSFMLVLYIVLNKRNKTNYDEASHSIIDDDDTPHGNDNDSPVR
- the ccoO gene encoding cytochrome-c oxidase, cbb3-type subunit II, producing the protein MKLQQLVEEKVGVLIVFTLLVVSVGLLIEVVPLFFSPAVTKPIEGVKPYNALQVAGRDIYVREGCYNCHSQMIRPFRAETERYGHYSVAGESVYDRPFQWGSKRTGPDLARVGGRYSDEWHRIHLLNPRDVVPESNMPAFPWLARNKVDPAQVVAHMKGLKALGTPYTDEEIAKAPEELKDKSELEAVIAYLQGLGLALKNVR
- the ccoN gene encoding cytochrome-c oxidase, cbb3-type subunit I, translated to MEAQTYNYKVVRQFAVMTVVWGIVGMLVGVIAAAQLFWPALNLSEIGPWFHFGRIRPLHTNAVIFAFGGCGLIGTSYYVVQRTCNTRLFGGWLPAFTFWGWQAVILAAAVSFPMGWTQGKEYAELEWPVDILITLVWVAYAVVFFGTIAKRKIKHIYVANWFYGGFILAVALLHIVNNLSLPVGPMKSYPIYSGAIDAMVQWWYGHNAVGFFLTAGFLGMMYYFVPKQAGRPVYSYRLSVVHFWALIFTYMWAGPHHLHYTALPDWTQSVGMVLSLILFAPSWGGMINGIMTLSGAWGKLRTDPILKFLIVSLSFYGMSTFEGPMMSIKTVNALSHYTDWTVGHVHAGALGWVGFVTIGSVYYMIPRLFGQKEMYSTKLIDAHFWIATIGVVLYIASMWIAGVMQGLMWGALNEDGTLTFAFVEGVKESMRFYVIRFSGGLLYLSGMCIMGYNVYRTIMNGKPVEAEIPAVAETQHH
- a CDS encoding M61 family metallopeptidase, producing the protein MITHTLSPEPKAHYWHITLTFTQNAATSAVLKLANWVPGSYTIRDFARHIVEIHAEHNGRPAALRQTAKNTWQTEPLAGEWCIRYTVYAYDLSVRASYLTAERGFFDGACLLFALEGRLNETQTLVLQNLPADWQTATTLPAVGANTFQTASYGELIDHPVELGHIETIAFQAHGIPHRIALSGHYSDFDRRRLRDDMQRICETQLALFPAPAPFAEYLFLLHLGDNIYGGLEHRSSTALHADRNSLPPHGMGEAAPAYTELLGLFSHEYFHAWNVKSVKPAAFAPYDLDRENHTEQLWAFEGITAYYDDLILARSHVITPEKYLTLLAKNITRVRQNKGRLKQTLAQSSYTAWHKYYKADENAPNALVSYYQQGALAALCLDLLIRQKSSGAHSLDTVMQQLYRDWLATQRGIEEQQWQTRCQQITGLNLAAFFQTALYTTDELPLADCLHTVGIGLQYAPLPRSHGGGLIGAPIAPPEPAADLGARFTQKTDHAILTHILNGGSAENAALCPQDKITAVNGRACTNLAALLADSRPDDIWQIHYFRHGILHQTALTLKAAAAETALLYIEDEDKLRRWLLDAA